The uncultured Carboxylicivirga sp. genomic interval TTTGGTGTTTCGATCTTAGTACCAATTATGGCAAAATATGTTGGCGAAATCGATTGGTCGACATTTGCAATGGATGGATTAAATTTTACTTACGACAAGCTTGATAAAGTAAACCTTAGAGTAGGCTACCAGGCTTCGATGGGGGTTATGGCATTTATCGGAACCATCTTATTCCTATTCTGCTTTTTCACCACTACCGAGCGCGTTGAACACGAAGTTGAAAAAACACCCTATTTCGAACAATTAAAATACTTATTTAAAAATAACCAATGGGTGCTACTTTTGGGCTCTTGCCTTTCGGGTACAACCGGATATGTAATCAGAGCCTCAGTAGCTATGTTTTACGCCAAATACTACCTGGGTGGCGACGAAATAGTTCAATCAACCTTTATGGGAACCGGAGTTGCTGCAGCTATTTTAGCTATGCCTGCATCAACTTTAATTACCAAACGTTTTTGTAAGGTTAAATTATTCTGGATGTCGCAGTTTGCTGTGGGTGCCATTAGCGTACTAATGTTTGTTTTGGTTCAACCACAACCCGAGAGCATGATGCTTGCTTATATAATGTATTTCATCCTTTCGTTTGTGGTAGATGTGCATGCTCCTATTTTCTGGACAGCCATTGCCGAGGCTGTTGACTATGGCCAGGCCGAAACCGGGGTTCGCGTTTCAGGATTAGCTTTTGGTGGTATTTCATTTGCTCAAAAAGCAGGCATGGGTATTGCCGGAGCAGTGGTAGGATTGTTATTAGCCGCTTTTGGTTATGTGGCAGCTACCGAAGATGTTCCTAATCCGGTTCAAACCGAAACTGCTTTAATGGGAATATCTCTGATGTTGACTATTATTCCGGGAGTATTTCATATTATCAATGGCTTTTTAATTAAGCGATATAAAATTACCGATCAGTATTACGAATCAATCAAAGCAAAAATTCATATTTAAGATGGCAACATATAGCAACAAACCATTGGTAGAGCAAAGGGCTGATCCTTTTGCATACAGGCACACCGATGGATATTACTACTTCACAGGCTCGGTACCTACTTATGATCGAATCGAATTGAGAAGATCAAAAACATTGGAAGGATTGCAAAGCGCCGAAACCTTTGATGTTTGGTTCAAACACGATTCGGGTCCGATGAGTCGTCATATTTGGGCACCTGAGATTCATTATCTCGATGGCAAATGGTACGTATATTTTGCAGCCAGCGAAGAAGACGACATTTGGGCTTTACGTCCGTATGTACTGGAATGTAAAGGTCAGGACCCACTAAAAGATGAGTGGGTTGAGTTGGGTATGATGCAAGCTGCCGATGGTGATGAAAAATCATTTATCGACTTTTCGTTAGATGCGACCATCTTCGAAAATAACGGTAAGCGTTATTTCTGCTGGGCCGAAAAAACAGGAGGACAATTTGCAGCATCTAACCTTTATTTAGCCGAGATGGAATCGCCTATCAAGCTAAAAACAGTGCAGTTTATGCTTACCACACCTGATTACGATTGGGAACGAATCGATTTTTGGGTAAATGAGGGTCCCGCTGTCATTAAAAATAATGGGAAGATTTTCATTACTTTTTCGGCAAGTGCAACCGGAGCCTGCTACTGTATGGGCGTAATGGAAGCTGATGAAAATGCAGATTTACTAGATCGCAACTCTTGGAAAAAATCGAGATATCCGGTACTTGAAACCGATTACGATAAAGAAATATATGGCCCCGGCCACAATAGCTTTACCGTTGCCGAAGATGGCGTAACACCATTGTGTATATACCATGCCCGCGATTACGAGAAAGCCGTAGGTGATCCTACAGTGGTTCCTAAAACCGATACTCGTCCGTTGGAAGAAATAGTGGCTGATCCATTATACGATCCAAACCGTCATGCAAGAGTATTGGAAGTAAAATTTGATACCGACGGAAGACCCGTTTTTGAATTTAACTAAAAGGTCTCCATAGGGTGATCTGGTTCAAATAGATTCTCGTAGTGTTAAAGGTGGAGCAATCCACCTTTTTTTTGCCCTTTTGTTTGATGACTAACTAGCCAGATCATCTAAAAACAATAATTCTTCTATCTTTGCAACTTCAAATCAATTAATAGAAAATGGTTCAGATAGATGATAAAATAGTTAGTACTGATGTTTTTACCAAACGCTTTGTTTGTAACTTATCGGTATGTAAAGGTGAGTGCTGTGTTGAAGGAGAGTCGGGTGCTCCGTTAGAAGAGGAAGAAACAGCTATTTTAGAAGAAATCTATCCGATTGTAAAACCTTATTTAAGCCCCAAAGCCATTGAAGAAATTGAAAAACAAGGCAAATGGGTAATTGATATGGATGGCGACAAAGTAACACCTATCATCAATGGTAAGGAATGTGTTTATACTTATTTTGATGAGGAAGGTATTTGCAAATGTGCCATCGATAAAGCTCATCAGGAAGGTAAGATTGATTTTAAAAAACCTATTTCATGTCACCTCTATCCTATCCGTGTTGCCAAATATCCCGATTTCGAAGCATTAAATTATCATACCTGGCCTATTTGTGCTCCTGCTCGCGAGTTGGGAGGTCAGTTAGGTGTGCCCATATTCCGATTCCTAAAAGAACCTATCATCCGCAAATACGGAGAAGCTTTTTACGATGAATTGGTTGATGTAGAAAAGACATTAAAAGAACAGGGGATGATTTAAATAGTCAGAGTTATACTGATTAGTAAATCAACGTATTATTTTATTAATCAGACTGTAACTTTTGTGTTTTGTTTAAGTAAACAGCCTAACACTTAAACTAAAACACATCTTTATGAATAAATTTTTGCTAATTGTGTTAACATTAGTGTTAACATCTTCTTTATTTGCTCAAAAACCGGAAAAAATAAAGTACAAAGGCTATTTCAATAACATTCCGGCATATCAATTAAAAATCGACGGTTACTCTACAACCTACAATATCCCCGAATGGGCCAGAGAGATAATTACTAAAGACACCTTAGACCTGCAATTAAAAGGTTTTAATACAGGAAGTGATCTTACCA includes:
- a CDS encoding MFS transporter — protein: MKNQKLSILEKIGYGSGDAAVNVVISSMFLIITYFYTDIFGIKPTDVALMFLLVRGIDAISDPLMGIITDKYKSDKWGRFRPYFLYLSIPFGLAVFFTFSTPDLDYAGKLIYAYGTYIFVTLMFTSVTIPYISLIGVLTSDPKERLSASGYRLFFAKVAAFGVSILVPIMAKYVGEIDWSTFAMDGLNFTYDKLDKVNLRVGYQASMGVMAFIGTILFLFCFFTTTERVEHEVEKTPYFEQLKYLFKNNQWVLLLGSCLSGTTGYVIRASVAMFYAKYYLGGDEIVQSTFMGTGVAAAILAMPASTLITKRFCKVKLFWMSQFAVGAISVLMFVLVQPQPESMMLAYIMYFILSFVVDVHAPIFWTAIAEAVDYGQAETGVRVSGLAFGGISFAQKAGMGIAGAVVGLLLAAFGYVAATEDVPNPVQTETALMGISLMLTIIPGVFHIINGFLIKRYKITDQYYESIKAKIHI
- a CDS encoding family 43 glycosylhydrolase → MATYSNKPLVEQRADPFAYRHTDGYYYFTGSVPTYDRIELRRSKTLEGLQSAETFDVWFKHDSGPMSRHIWAPEIHYLDGKWYVYFAASEEDDIWALRPYVLECKGQDPLKDEWVELGMMQAADGDEKSFIDFSLDATIFENNGKRYFCWAEKTGGQFAASNLYLAEMESPIKLKTVQFMLTTPDYDWERIDFWVNEGPAVIKNNGKIFITFSASATGACYCMGVMEADENADLLDRNSWKKSRYPVLETDYDKEIYGPGHNSFTVAEDGVTPLCIYHARDYEKAVGDPTVVPKTDTRPLEEIVADPLYDPNRHARVLEVKFDTDGRPVFEFN
- a CDS encoding DUF3109 family protein, with amino-acid sequence MVQIDDKIVSTDVFTKRFVCNLSVCKGECCVEGESGAPLEEEETAILEEIYPIVKPYLSPKAIEEIEKQGKWVIDMDGDKVTPIINGKECVYTYFDEEGICKCAIDKAHQEGKIDFKKPISCHLYPIRVAKYPDFEALNYHTWPICAPARELGGQLGVPIFRFLKEPIIRKYGEAFYDELVDVEKTLKEQGMI